A portion of the Ricinus communis isolate WT05 ecotype wild-type chromosome 10, ASM1957865v1, whole genome shotgun sequence genome contains these proteins:
- the LOC125371296 gene encoding non-specific lipid-transfer protein 1-like, which yields MAGLKLVSLLLLCMVVAPMTTQAITCGQVASSLGPCLKYLKGAAGPMPPAACCNGVRGINSAARTTPDRQTACQCLKNAAGGISGLKPGLAESLPGKCKVNIPYKISFSTNCKSIK from the exons ATGGCGGGTCTTAAGTTGGTTAGCCTTCTTCTGCTTTGCATGGTGGTAGCACCAATGACTACCCAAGCCATAACATGCGGTCAAGTCGCCAGTTCTCTGGGTCCATGCCTAAAATACCTAAAGGGTGCAGCAGGACCGATGCCACCAGCTGCATGCTGCAATGGAGTGAGGGGCATCAACAGCGCTGCTAGAACTACACCTGACCGTCAAACAGCTTGCCAGTGCCTGAAAAATGCTGCCGGTGGTATTTCAGGGCTCAAGCCTGGCTTGGCTGAATCTCTCCCTGGAAAATGCAAGGTTAACATTCCTTACAAGATCAGCTTCTCCACCAACTGCaagag CATCAAGTGA